GCGTTCGCCTCCGCCACGAGCCGTTCGAGCGGCTCTCGGTAGTCGTCGCCGCCGAAGTCGTCGGTCCCGGCCAGGCGCATCGCCCGGCGCTCGATCGCGTCCGCGTCGACCGCCATCGGCCCGCGCGCATCCATCCGCAGCGCGCGTGCCGCGCGGTTGAACGCGCGCAGCCACACGGGTCGAGAGAGGTTCGAGTCCATCCGCCGCCGTTTGCGCCCACTGTATCCGATCCGCGCGCGACGATCGCGCGCGGCCGGTGAGACGGCCGCCGGGATGCGCGCCCTGCCGCCCCCGCATCCCAGCGAGCCCGCTCGCGCCGATGGCCCCGGTGCCCGCGCGCACGGACCGGGCGGCGCCGCCAGGGGCGCCGCCGCTTCGCGCTCGCGGCCGCCGCGCACGTCGATCGCCCCGCACCGGCACGCATCGGGGACGTGCGCTCGCCCGCGCGATCCCCCGATCCCGAAAAAAACGCCACCATCGGGCCTCTAGCGGGCAAAAACCGGATTTCGGGACTTGCGCGGCGATCCGGCGCGGCATAAGAAGCGCTCATCCAACCCTTTTTTCGTTCGGAGGTCGACCAGTGGCGAAAGCAAAATCGAAAAAGTCCAAGAAGCCGGCCGAAGTGCTCGTCGTCGGCAGCAAGGTGAAGGCTGCGATCAAGGATCACGGTTGCAACACCGGTGGTGACGTCATCGACGCCGTCAATCAGTACGTGCACTGGATCCTCGATCAGGCGGCGCAGCGGGCGCAGGCCAACGGTCGCAAGACCGTGCGCGCGCACGACATCCTCGTCGGCTAGCTCGCGCCAACGACGACCGGACGACGGCCGGGGCACCCGCCTCGGCCGTCGTCCGTTTCGGTGCCAACGAATCGGTGACGACGGACCGGCCGCCGCTGTGTCGGCGGCCGACGACCGCCGGCCGCGCTACGGCGTGCGCGTCACGAGCAGCCGGATCTCGGTCATGTCCTCGATCGCCCAGCGCAATCCCTCGCGCCCCAGGCCGCTGTCCTTGACCCCGCCGTAGGGCATGTTGTCGACGCGCCACGACGGCACGTCGCCGATGATCACGCCGCCGACCTCGAGTTCGTCCCACGCGCGCTGCGCGCGGTACAGGTCGCGGGTGAACACGCCCGCCTGCAGGCCGAACGCGCTGTCGTTGACCTCCGCGAGCGCCGCGTCGAAGTCGGAAAACGGCGCCAGCAGCGCCATCGGCCCGAACGCCTCGCGGCAGTACGCGGGCTGGTCGCGCGGAACGTTCTCGAGCAGGGTCGGCTCCACCATGCGGCCGTCGCGGCCGCCGCCGCACAGCAGGCGCGCACCGGCGCCGACCGCGGCGTGGATCCAGCCGTGCAGTCGCGCCGCCTCCTTGTCCGAGATCATCGGCCCGATGAACGTGGCTTCGTCCAGCGGGTCGCCCATCACGAGTTCGCGGGTGGCGGCGACGAGCCGGTCGCGCAGCTCGCCGTAGATCGACTCGTGCGCGAGGATGCGCTGGACGCCGATGCAGCTCTGGCCCGACTGGTAGAACGCACCGATGATGATGCGGGCGACGGCGTCGTCCAGGTCGGCGTCCTCGCACACGACGACCGCCGCGTTGCCGCCGAGTTCGAGCACGACCCTTTTCTTGCCGGCGCGCGCCTTGAGATCCCAGCCGACCTCGGGCGACCCGGTGAACGACAGCAGCTTGAGCCGGTCGTCGGTCGTGAACCGGTCGGCGCCGTCGCGACGGCACGGCAGGATCGAAAACGCGCCGCGCGGCAGGTCGGTCTCCGCGAGGATCTCGCCGATCGTGAGCGCGCCGAGCGGCGTGAGGCTGGCCGGCTTGAGCACGAACGGACAGCCGGCGGCGATCGCCGGCGCCACCTTGTGCGCGGCGAGGTTGAGCGGAAAGTTGAACGGCGTGATGAACGAGCACGGCCCGATCGGAACCCGCTTGTACATCCCGCGGTAGTTGGCCGCGCGCGCACTGATGTCGAGCGGCAGCACCTCGCCGCCGATGCGCGTCGCCTCCTCGGCCGCGACGCGGAACGTGTCGATCAGGCGCGTCACCTCGCCGCGACTGTCCTTGATCGGCTTGCCCGCCTCGACGCACAGCATGTAGGCCAGCTCGTCGGCCCGCTCGCGGAACCGCGCCACGCAGTGGTCGAGGACCTGTTGGCGGCGGTACGCCGGCCACCGGCGCAGCTCGGCCGCCGCCTGAACGGCCGCAGCGATCGCCGCGTCGATCGCCGCATCGTCGGCGAGGGCGACCCGGGTCGCGACCT
This Deltaproteobacteria bacterium DNA region includes the following protein-coding sequences:
- a CDS encoding aldehyde dehydrogenase family protein, encoding MPTGPRLKSSYPYYLANEPVAANADLPVENKYTGEVATRVALADDAAIDAAIAAAVQAAAELRRWPAYRRQQVLDHCVARFRERADELAYMLCVEAGKPIKDSRGEVTRLIDTFRVAAEEATRIGGEVLPLDISARAANYRGMYKRVPIGPCSFITPFNFPLNLAAHKVAPAIAAGCPFVLKPASLTPLGALTIGEILAETDLPRGAFSILPCRRDGADRFTTDDRLKLLSFTGSPEVGWDLKARAGKKRVVLELGGNAAVVVCEDADLDDAVARIIIGAFYQSGQSCIGVQRILAHESIYGELRDRLVAATRELVMGDPLDEATFIGPMISDKEAARLHGWIHAAVGAGARLLCGGGRDGRMVEPTLLENVPRDQPAYCREAFGPMALLAPFSDFDAALAEVNDSAFGLQAGVFTRDLYRAQRAWDELEVGGVIIGDVPSWRVDNMPYGGVKDSGLGREGLRWAIEDMTEIRLLVTRTP